AACCCCCATCAAATTGAAGCCGCACTTTTTGCCTTCCGCTCGCCATTGTCCAAAGGGGCTATTTTAGCGGATGAGGTGGGGTTAGGGAAAACCATTGAAGCCGGTTTGGTCCTGGCTCAAAAATGGGCGGAACGAAAAAGAAAGATTCTCCTCATTGTTCCTTCCAACCTTCGCAAGCAATGGAGTTCCGAACTTCAGGAGAAATTTTTTCTTTCCTCAACCATTCTTGAAACCAGGTCATTCAATCAGATTATTAGGGAAGGCAACCTGAATCCGTTTGATCAGGAGGATGTCATCATTATTTGTTCCTACCATTTTGCCCGCAACAAATCGCCTTATATCAAGAAAATATCATGGGAACTGGTCGTGATTGACGAGGCTCACCGGCTAAGAAATGTTTATAAGACCAACAATAAAATCGCCCGTGAGATCAAACATGCCTTGAATGATGTCCCCAAGATTCTACTGACAGCGACTCCCCTTCAAAATTCCTTGTTGGAGCTTTATGGGTTGGTCAGCATCATTGATGATCATGTGTTTGGGGATCTGAACAGCTTTAAAACCAATTACGCACGGGTCAACGCTGAACAAAAAATCACTAAAAACCGGTCTGGCGGAGTGGAACCCAGACAGGAAATGTTTGAAGATCTGAGAAATCGTCTCAAGCCGGTGTGTACACGAACGCTCAGAAGACAGGTGCTTGAATATATCAAATACACCAAGCGCATCCCGCTGACACAGGATTATATTCCGAGTGACGATGAAATCACCCTGTATGACGCCATGACAGAATATCTTCAGCGGGATAAGCTCTATGCGCTCCCCTCCAGTCAACGACAACTCATGACGCTGGTGTTGAGGAAACTGCTGGCATCTTCCTCTTTTGCCATCGCCAACACGCTCAATCGGCTGGCCTATAAACTCGAAAAATTACTGGAAACAGCCAGACATCAGCGAAATCAGGATATTACCGCAATACAGGACGTCACCGAGGATTACGAAGGATACGAGGAATTATCCGATGAATGGGTCGATGACGAAGAAGAGTTTGACGAAGATTCTGTTGCGGAATCATATTTTTCTGCTGAAGATATCAACGCCATAAAACAGGAAAAAACGGACCTTGAACGGTTTCGTGATCTCGCGAAAAAAATATGGAAGAATTCCAAAGGAGAAGCGTTGCTGGTTGCTCTGGAAAAAGGGTTTCAAATGACAGAGAAACTGGGCGCCAGAAAAAAAGCGATCATTTTCACCGAATCCCGTATCACTCAGGATTATTTGATGAATCTCTTGTCCATGAATGGATACAGGGACAAGGTGATTTTTTTCAATGGCTCCAACAATGATCCGAAATCAAAACAAATTTATGCGGAGTGGCTGAAAAAAAACAAGGACACGGATAAAGTGTCAGGTTCCAAAACAGCGGATTTGAGAGCGTCCCTGGTGGAATATTTTAAGAATGAAGCGGAAATCATGATTGCCACGGAAGCAGGCGCTGAAGGAATCAATCTGCAATTCTGCTCGCTGATGATCAACTATGATCTTCCCTGGAATCCTCAACGGATTGAGCAGCGAATAGGGCGTTGCCATCGTTACGGTCAAAAATACGATGTGGTGGTGATTAATTTTATAAACAGAAAAAATGCCGCTGATCAACGGGTTTATGATCTCCTTGATGAAAAATTCAGTTTATTCAAAGGCGTGTTTGGCGCAAGTGATGAGGTGTTGGGAAGTATCGAATCAGGGGTTGATTTTGAAAAACGTATTGCGGCCATTTATCAGAAATGCCGTTCAGAAGATGAAATCAACTCGGCTTTTGATGAACTCCAGCGTGAAATGGACGAGACCATTCAGGAAAATTTAGGTGAAGCCAAACAAAAACTTCTCGAAAATTTTGACGCTGAAGTGCATGAAAAACTGAAAACAAATC
This genomic interval from SAR324 cluster bacterium contains the following:
- a CDS encoding DEAD/DEAH box helicase is translated as MEITRYHAKYFAYELTKRCSSDNLEKLSGTLSNAQVDLNPHQIEAALFAFRSPLSKGAILADEVGLGKTIEAGLVLAQKWAERKRKILLIVPSNLRKQWSSELQEKFFLSSTILETRSFNQIIREGNLNPFDQEDVIIICSYHFARNKSPYIKKISWELVVIDEAHRLRNVYKTNNKIAREIKHALNDVPKILLTATPLQNSLLELYGLVSIIDDHVFGDLNSFKTNYARVNAEQKITKNRSGGVEPRQEMFEDLRNRLKPVCTRTLRRQVLEYIKYTKRIPLTQDYIPSDDEITLYDAMTEYLQRDKLYALPSSQRQLMTLVLRKLLASSSFAIANTLNRLAYKLEKLLETARHQRNQDITAIQDVTEDYEGYEELSDEWVDDEEEFDEDSVAESYFSAEDINAIKQEKTDLERFRDLAKKIWKNSKGEALLVALEKGFQMTEKLGARKKAIIFTESRITQDYLMNLLSMNGYRDKVIFFNGSNNDPKSKQIYAEWLKKNKDTDKVSGSKTADLRASLVEYFKNEAEIMIATEAGAEGINLQFCSLMINYDLPWNPQRIEQRIGRCHRYGQKYDVVVINFINRKNAADQRVYDLLDEKFSLFKGVFGASDEVLGSIESGVDFEKRIAAIYQKCRSEDEINSAFDELQREMDETIQENLGEAKQKLLENFDAEVHEKLKTNLRESQQYLDTYERWLWDITQHFLGNHADFSENEYLFHLKKNPFADPTVLGPYKIGKNIEDAHIYRPSHPLAQKILSAVKSKELSQAELVFDYTQHGVIISILAQLVGKAGWMMVKNLTVSAFESEDYVYFAGITDHGEMLDPDQCRRMFALKAQEQPSNQTIPFQLHESLLDRLTRRQNEILDTIGNRNNGFFEQELDKLDKWGEDRRNSLKLVLKDMDDRLKLLKKESRLAPNLPEKLKVEKERKKLESERDQAWREYDNAAKEIEKSKDELIDRIEQRLKQELTDQTIFCIKWRII